A stretch of Manis javanica isolate MJ-LG chromosome 1, MJ_LKY, whole genome shotgun sequence DNA encodes these proteins:
- the SULT1C4 gene encoding sulfotransferase 1C4, whose protein sequence is MEDLKFDGTERISVDYVKEILQPTPTCETWDQIWKFQAKPDDLLISTYPKAGTTWTQEIVDLLHNDGDTDKTQRAPTHVRFPFIEWVIPAVGSGLEQANAMPSPRTLKTHLPIHLLPPSFLEKNCKIIYVARNPKDNMVSYYHFQRMNKALPAPGTWEEYFESFLTGKVCWGSWHDHVKGWWEAKDKHRILYLFYEDLKKNPKHEIGKLAEFIGKNLDDRVLDNIVHHTAFDVMKQNPMANYSSIPTEIMNHSISPFMRKGAVGDWKNHFTVAQNERFDEDYKERMADTSLTSHFQFQ, encoded by the exons ATGGAGGATTTGAAATTTGATGGCACCGAGCGCATAAGTGTGGACTATGTGAAGGAAATTCTTCAACCCACACCCACCTGTGAAACCTGGGACCAGATCTGGAAATTCCAAGCCAAGCCTGATGACCTGCTTATTTCTACGTATCCTAAAGCAG GAACAACATGGACTCAGGAGATAGTGGACTTACTACACAATGACGGCGACACAGACAAGACCCAGCGAGCACCCACGCACGTGAGGTTTCCTTTCATCGAGTGGGTGATCCCAGCCGTAGGATCCG GTCTGGAACAAGCTAATGCAATGCCCTCACCACGGACCCTGAAAACACATCTTCCCATCCATTTGCTGCCACCATCCTTCCTAGAGAAAAACTGTAAG ATAATCTATGTAGCACGAAACCCAAAGGACAATATGGTGTCTTACTACCATTTCCAAAGGATGAATAAAGCACTTCCTGCTCCAGGAACCTGGGAAGAGTATTTTGAGAGTTTTCTGACTGGGAAAG TGTGCTGGGGGTCTTGGCATGACCACGTGAAAGGATGGTGGGAAGCGAAAGACAAACACCGCATTCTCTACCTCTTCTATGAGGACCTGAAAAAG AACCCAAAGCATGAAATTGGGAAGCTGGCAGAATTTATTGGAAAGAACCTAGATGACAGAGTTCTAGACAATATTGTCCATCATACTGCATTTGATGTTATGAAGCAGAATCCAATGGCAAACTATTCATCGATACCTACTGAGATTATGAACCACTCTATTTCTCCATTCATGAGAaaag GGGCAGTTGGAGACTGGAAGAATCACTTTACTGTGGCTCAGAATGAGAGATTTGATGAAGACTACAAGGAGAGAATGGCTGATACCAGTCTAACTTCCCACTTCCAATTCcagtaa